Proteins from a genomic interval of Pseudomonas asplenii:
- the ftsX gene encoding permease-like cell division protein FtsX translates to MSATRSPKVAERVAPKASDAPPPKKKRDEDDGPDFGTLLRAWIENHRASLADSLRRLGKHPIGSFFTCMVMAVALSLPMGLSLLLNNVERLGGSWQRAAQISLYLQLDASSSEGESLSEQIKAMPGVADAEFISKEKALDEFQQQSGLGEALKELPQNPLPGVVLVTPDEVDKPALEALRQRLAELPKVQQAQLDLVWVERLAAILKLGDKFVFGLTVLLVSALLLVIGNTIRLHIENRRTEIEVIKLVGGTDSYVRRPFLYMGALYGFGAGILSWGVLAFGLDWLNEAVVGLAGLYGSDFALTGVPVADGLSLLLGAVLLGYIGAWIAVARHLRELAPK, encoded by the coding sequence ATGAGTGCGACCCGTAGCCCGAAAGTGGCCGAGCGCGTGGCTCCGAAAGCCTCTGACGCGCCACCACCGAAGAAAAAACGCGACGAAGACGACGGTCCGGACTTCGGTACCCTGCTGCGTGCCTGGATCGAAAACCATCGCGCCAGCCTGGCGGACAGCCTGCGGCGGCTGGGCAAGCATCCGATCGGCAGCTTCTTCACCTGCATGGTGATGGCGGTGGCCCTGAGCCTGCCGATGGGGCTGTCGCTGCTGCTGAACAATGTCGAACGCCTGGGCGGTTCCTGGCAGCGTGCGGCGCAGATTTCGCTGTACCTGCAACTGGATGCCAGCTCGAGCGAAGGTGAGAGCCTGAGCGAGCAGATCAAGGCCATGCCTGGCGTGGCCGATGCCGAATTCATCAGCAAGGAAAAGGCGCTGGACGAGTTCCAGCAGCAGTCCGGGCTGGGTGAGGCGCTCAAGGAGTTGCCGCAGAATCCGTTGCCGGGTGTGGTGCTGGTGACGCCGGACGAAGTCGACAAGCCGGCGCTGGAAGCCTTGCGCCAGCGTCTGGCCGAGCTGCCCAAGGTGCAGCAGGCGCAGTTGGATCTGGTCTGGGTCGAGCGTTTGGCGGCGATTCTCAAGCTCGGCGACAAGTTTGTCTTCGGTCTGACGGTGTTGCTGGTGTCCGCATTACTTTTGGTGATAGGCAATACCATTCGTCTTCATATTGAAAACCGCCGCACCGAGATAGAAGTGATTAAACTGGTGGGCGGCACCGATAGCTATGTGCGTAGGCCCTTTCTGTACATGGGCGCGCTTTATGGCTTTGGCGCGGGGATTCTGTCCTGGGGCGTCCTGGCGTTCGGTCTGGACTGGCTGAACGAAGCGGTAGTCGGGCTCGCGGGCCTCTACGGCAGCGATTTTGCTCTGACGGGTGTCCCTGTCGCCGATGGTCTGTCGCTCTTGCTTGGCGCCGTGTTGTTGGGGTATATCGGTGCGTGGATTGCGGTCGCACGGCACCTGCGGGAGCTGGCACCGAAGTAA